A single genomic interval of Pochonia chlamydosporia 170 chromosome 7, whole genome shotgun sequence harbors:
- a CDS encoding fungal hydrophobin domain-containing protein: protein MKTIFTISVGLLGTCAASSVCPPSLLSGNAVCCSTNVLGALGLDCTPPNRTPIDGPDLASICSEDGKEATCCGVPIVGQGVVCSPALGA, encoded by the exons ATGAAGACAATTTTCACCATCTCTGTCGGGTTGCTTGGCACCTGCGCGGCATCCAGTGTCTGTCCACCAAGTCTTCTCAGCGGCAACGCAGTTTGCTGCTCAACCAACGTTCTTGGTGCCTTGGGTCTTGACTGCACACCCC CCAACCGCACGCCTATTGATGGACCCGATTTGGCAAGCATTTGCAGCGAAGACGGCAAGGAGGCAACGTGCTGTGGCGTTCCGATTGTTGGACAAGGCGTTGTGTGCAGTCCTGCTCTTGGCGCATAA